Genomic segment of Sediminispirochaeta bajacaliforniensis DSM 16054:
TTGCTATCTCGACCTTGCCTGCCTTACCCCTGATAACAACGCCGCCGAGAGAGCGATCAGACCGTTTGTAATCGGACGTAAGAACTGGCTGCATGCCGACACACCTCGTGGTGCTCATGCATCGGCGACTTTTTACAGTCTGATTGAATCGG
This window contains:
- a CDS encoding IS66 family transposase; its protein translation is CYLDLACLTPDNNAAERAIRPFVIGRKNWLHADTPRGAHASATFYSLIESAKSASLEPYWYIRYVLQKLPKIESSESSWEDLLPEKLTPEMLLTSSF